A genomic region of Ewingella sp. CoE-038-23 contains the following coding sequences:
- a CDS encoding FHA domain-containing protein, translating into MYELRVLNGLHEGAALPLSGNLWWIGNAVESDLQLCDNGIKARHCQLMRQDDPSGQPAQWQIQAEDGVVCNREGERQTMPFTIVPGEIFTLSGVWICLEAAEAAWASGPAITQPAAQSVAQPELAFQAASNDGRIAPTPAKKSLIKRLLPPWAQITAVSLMLLFAITVTSWILQPGMAEQSTDTTAQISKPRLDDQAAMRAVVDHMLRERQLNNQVKIDTSQKGIILRGSLAKEQLPIVQRMVDNVENNYQLGVPLINDTEARATTLPFRITQITDGSKANIVTDDGQRLFVGDEHDGFRLVRISASEVQFSGQDNSDITVNW; encoded by the coding sequence ATGTATGAGCTCAGAGTCTTAAATGGTCTTCATGAAGGTGCCGCACTCCCCCTCAGCGGCAACCTGTGGTGGATAGGCAACGCGGTCGAGAGCGACCTGCAACTTTGTGACAATGGCATCAAGGCGCGCCACTGTCAGCTCATGCGTCAAGACGACCCCTCGGGTCAGCCCGCTCAGTGGCAGATTCAGGCCGAAGACGGCGTGGTGTGCAATCGCGAAGGCGAGCGCCAGACCATGCCGTTCACTATCGTGCCGGGAGAGATTTTCACCCTCAGCGGCGTGTGGATCTGTCTGGAAGCCGCCGAAGCCGCGTGGGCCAGCGGCCCGGCCATCACCCAGCCTGCGGCGCAGTCCGTGGCCCAGCCCGAGCTGGCATTTCAGGCTGCCAGCAACGATGGCCGTATTGCGCCAACTCCGGCGAAAAAATCGCTGATCAAACGCCTGCTGCCGCCTTGGGCGCAGATCACCGCCGTGTCACTGATGCTGCTGTTCGCCATCACCGTGACCAGCTGGATTTTACAGCCGGGCATGGCGGAACAAAGCACCGACACCACCGCGCAAATCAGCAAGCCGCGCCTCGACGATCAGGCCGCCATGCGCGCCGTGGTGGATCACATGCTGCGTGAGCGCCAGCTGAACAATCAGGTGAAAATCGATACTTCGCAAAAAGGCATTATCCTGCGCGGCTCGCTGGCTAAAGAACAGTTACCCATTGTCCAAAGAATGGTCGACAACGTGGAGAACAACTATCAGTTGGGCGTGCCGTTGATTAACGACACCGAGGCGCGCGCCACCACCCTGCCATTCCGCATTACGCAAATCACCGACGGCAGCAAGGCCAATATCGTCACTGACGACGGCCAGCGCTTGTTCGTGGGCGACGAGCACGACGGCTTCCGCTTAGTGCGCATCAGCGCGAGCGAAGTGCAGTTTAGCGGGCAGGACAACAGCGACATCACGGTGAACTGGTAA
- a CDS encoding type III secretion protein has translation MRRHIDAETPPEPDLQAEELHRILKVLLPIRKQRLSRSERLQRAEAAKLVACDHALSAGEVKLTEHREHYSTASELVDAQHVGQTEALNKLRKALNDEQSRRLAVLQQQHQLVQLDADRQQQQRQNENAQRDVTLRQREVEKVEYLLQQHQGNHS, from the coding sequence ATGCGCCGACACATTGATGCTGAAACCCCGCCAGAGCCCGATCTGCAAGCCGAAGAGCTGCACCGCATTCTCAAAGTGCTGTTGCCGATCCGCAAACAGCGCCTGAGCCGCAGCGAGCGCCTGCAACGCGCCGAGGCCGCCAAGCTGGTGGCCTGCGACCACGCGCTGAGCGCCGGTGAGGTGAAACTCACCGAGCATCGCGAGCACTACAGCACCGCCAGCGAGCTGGTGGATGCCCAGCACGTCGGCCAAACCGAGGCCTTAAACAAGCTGCGTAAGGCCCTGAATGATGAGCAGTCGCGCCGCCTCGCGGTATTACAGCAACAGCACCAACTGGTGCAGTTAGACGCCGACCGCCAACAGCAGCAGCGTCAGAATGAAAATGCCCAGCGCGACGTCACCCTGCGCCAGCGCGAAGTGGAAAAAGTGGAGTATCTGCTCCAGCAACATCAGGGAAATCACTCATGA
- a CDS encoding FliI/YscN family ATPase, with translation MVMNASDALDSWYQQRSQALGAVSAVTASGKITGINGILLESSLPQARIGDLCRVSRSGDEEMMAEVVGFNPHHTLLSALGPLDGVAQGARVVPLFQPHSIAVSEALLGSVLDGFGRAIDEESISAFALSSEHPNATPVLGDAPSPTDRPRIDTALTTGIRAIDGLLTIGVGQRVGVFAGAGCGKTTLLAELARNTPCDAIVFGLIGERGRELREFLDHELDAELRSRTVLVCSTSDRSSMERARAAFTATSIAEAFRDSGKSVLLIIDSLTRFARAQREIGLALGEPPGRGGLPPSVYTLLPGLLERAGKTSKGSITALYSVLIEQDSMNDPVADEVRSLIDGHIVLARRLAERGHYPAIDVLASLSRTMSSVVEKSQMQDASLVRQLMSSYQQVEMLIRLGEYQPGNDAMVDAAVVAQDAINAYLRQAGRSPTAFEDVRYALAEVSRYAPTH, from the coding sequence CTGGTAATGAACGCCTCCGACGCACTGGACAGCTGGTATCAGCAACGCTCGCAGGCGCTGGGTGCCGTTTCGGCGGTGACCGCCAGCGGCAAAATCACCGGCATCAACGGCATTTTGCTGGAGAGCAGTTTGCCGCAGGCGCGCATTGGCGACCTCTGCCGCGTTAGCCGCAGCGGCGACGAAGAGATGATGGCGGAAGTGGTGGGCTTCAACCCGCACCACACCCTGCTTTCGGCGCTCGGTCCGCTGGACGGCGTGGCGCAAGGGGCCAGGGTGGTGCCGCTGTTCCAGCCGCACAGCATCGCGGTGTCCGAAGCGCTGCTCGGCAGCGTGCTCGACGGATTTGGCCGCGCCATTGATGAAGAGAGCATTTCAGCTTTTGCCTTATCCAGCGAACACCCTAATGCCACGCCGGTGCTGGGCGACGCCCCCTCCCCGACCGACCGCCCGCGCATCGACACCGCGCTGACCACCGGCATTCGCGCCATTGACGGCCTGTTGACCATCGGCGTGGGCCAGCGCGTCGGCGTGTTCGCCGGTGCAGGTTGCGGCAAAACGACCCTGCTGGCCGAGCTGGCGCGTAATACGCCGTGCGACGCGATTGTTTTCGGGCTGATTGGCGAGCGTGGCCGCGAGCTGCGCGAATTCCTCGACCACGAGCTGGACGCCGAGTTGCGCAGCCGCACCGTGCTGGTCTGCTCCACCTCGGACCGCAGCAGCATGGAACGCGCCCGCGCGGCCTTTACCGCCACCTCGATTGCCGAAGCCTTTCGCGACAGCGGCAAAAGCGTGCTGTTAATCATCGACTCCCTGACCCGTTTCGCCCGCGCCCAGCGTGAAATCGGTCTGGCGCTGGGTGAACCACCGGGGCGCGGCGGCCTGCCTCCGTCGGTTTACACCCTGCTGCCCGGCCTGCTGGAGCGCGCGGGGAAAACCTCTAAAGGCTCGATTACCGCGCTCTATTCCGTGCTTATCGAGCAGGACTCGATGAATGACCCAGTGGCGGACGAAGTGCGCTCGCTGATTGACGGTCACATCGTGCTGGCCCGCCGTCTGGCCGAGCGCGGCCACTATCCGGCGATTGATGTGTTAGCCAGCCTGAGCCGCACCATGTCCAGCGTGGTGGAAAAATCCCAGATGCAGGACGCCTCGCTGGTGCGCCAGCTGATGTCCTCCTATCAACAGGTCGAAATGCTGATCCGCCTCGGGGAATACCAGCCCGGCAACGACGCCATGGTGGACGCCGCCGTGGTAGCGCAGGACGCCATCAATGCCTATTTGCGTCAGGCGGGCCGCTCGCCGACCGCCTTCGAAGATGTTCGTTACGCCCTTGCTGAGGTAAGCCGCTATGCGCCGACACATTGA